In one Colletotrichum destructivum chromosome 2, complete sequence genomic region, the following are encoded:
- a CDS encoding Putative glycoside hydrolase family 16, concanavalin A-like lectin/glucanase domain superfamily, whose product MPSHKIKTVLVGATALLLSSAPGPAQAQQKYVLHDNYDSSNFFNEFNFFDQPDPTRGSQTYTSARTANDRGLAGYAKGGIYLGVDAKTPGQGRQSVRVTSNKAFDTGLFIADIQHMPTSSCGVWPAFWMFGPNWPNSGEIDIIEGVNTQESNSVTLHTGPGCSITNDGTIPSTMLKDKDCNAGTAFTGCGQTTASNQNYGDGFNAIGGGVYAVDFNSQAISVWFFPRSAIPGDVASGNPNPASWGRPLAKFNGGSGCDIPAHFKQQNLVFNIALCGDWAGKVWEQNDECKALAPQCSDYVAANPQAFTEAFWLINSVKVYQADGGKRAASLPGGPSSVAPQAI is encoded by the exons ATGCCTTCGCACAAAATCAAGACGGTCCTAGTGGGCGccaccgccctcctcctctcctcaGCGCCCGGGCCGGCCCAGGCGCAGCAAAAGTACGTCCTCCACGACAACTACGACAGCTCAAACTTCTTCAATGAATTCAACTTCTTCGACCAGCCAGACCCCACGCGTGGCTCGCAGACGTACACGAGCGCGCGGACGGCCAACGACAGGGGCCTCGCGGGCTACGCAAAGGGTGGCATCTACCTGGGTGTCGATGCCAAAACTCCCGGCCAGGGTCGTCAGTCGGTCAGAGTGACTTCGAACAAGGCTTTCGATACGGGCTTGTTCATTGCCGATATCCAACACATGCCGACGAGCAGCTGCGGTGTCTGGCCTGCGTTCTGGATGTTTGGTCCCAACTG GCCCAACTCGGGCGAAatcgacatcatcgagggGGTCAACACACAAGAGTCCAACTCGGTGACGCTCCACACAGGACCCGGCTGTAGCATCACTAACGACGGCACGATCCCGTCCACCATGCTCAAAGACAAGGACTGCAACGCCGGCACGGCCTTCACGGGGTGTGGTCAGACGACGGCCAGCAACCAGAACTACGGTGACGGCTTCaacgccatcggcggcggcgtctacGCCGTCGACTTCAACAGCCAGGCCATCTCGGTGTGGTTCTTCCCGCGCAGCGCCAtccccggcgacgtcgcctcgGGTAACCCGAACCCGGCATCGTGGGGCCGGCCGCTGGCCAAGTTCAACGGCGGGTCCGGATGCGACATCCCCGCGCACTTCAAGCAGCAGAACCTCGTTTTCAACATTGCCCTATGCGGTGACTGGGCCGGGAAAGTGTGGGAGCAGAACGACGAGTGCAAGGCCTTGGCGCCACAGTGCTCCGACTACGTGGCGGCCAACCCCCAGGCCTTCACGGAGGCATTCTGGCTCATCAACTCGGTCAAGGTCTACCAGGCTGATGGCGGTAAGAGAGCCGCTTCTCTTCCTGGCGGCCCGAGTTCTGTAGCGCCCCAGGCGATTTGA
- a CDS encoding Putative helicase, P-loop containing nucleoside triphosphate hydrolase has protein sequence MSSPSNYIPLGGLIVSQQDSRITNDDWEKLQERFGSWTCISLATRSAELPDQTAEIFLQSASFKQYRNLLVEKWIRLELMICPGDGRVGFARVYILPDDVDNRLIDRARRQLRNSRKSLISVLDLTHETWSGRLSANRMSLDYIFKEQVNRGVESVSLLHLFNTIPSPAPAPENINNPTDQEAAYNVLDGHLPGLKKTSILHDYQRRSAAVMIQRESQPGRFIDPRLAKGVDQNGAIFYYDIGAGVLLKGPRFYDGVRGGILAEQMGSGKTLICLAVILASRHSGTSTPDLHQGSDIRVRKRIGSLADMAASIATSKSAAWKSYFNVYEPNESVYSKCIHAIERNPGFYHVPAHPPTRPRRHESPVGQPPKKIWHSHASLVVVPNNLVRQWVQEIEKHTVSTDTPAGLTVLLLTGHDEKIPDPKTLSTYDIILVTQSRLDRIWRETMMLDCPLSEVHFKRCIVDEGHKLGYAKIAKKSNVLLAIDAMLFSARWIVTGTPAVGLFGVDDQHFIDATAGAPDSASKAATLAEAEKGDLEKIGAIASLYLNARPWSNSVYEAADTPADWAVYVMQPQHSPRSTGHKGILRATLNSLLIRHRLSELNTLLPSVNEKTVVLDGSYQDKLSLNIFSMMIIFNAVQSQRVDRDYFFDPHQRKALLQLVHNLKQASFFGGSFFSKDEISKALETAQMFVVEKKVPISLEDEALLKQAMEVAHIAVNNQLKDFSNKFNEVPIFVRDFLPNGVSSAWSLDDRETNPTCTDAGMVLAAQKLILSSGGDTAKLNSLLNGELEEKGHREQAEQIVSTAQVIKADSRPSRYPSVLAGNTGLGGERVPRHLRTNALQISSHPHPEQDLPEDLKKAKLVSTVSAKLSYLIDAIVEHQEREKLIIFYENENVAWYLAGVLDVIHVRHLIYAKKLCYERKMSYINTFNNDPELRVILMDLTQAAVGLDMKAASRIYFISPVLNPQIQAQAIGRARRISQQKPVTVETLVLRDSIEEVIVERKKSMSQIEHWKCKSILDDRPIYNWIRNASIIPLEQDQNNYQAQTVPLGHPRPIFGGKSAKVDPVGADLVMSGTGAESADHKPSNGLKHPRSPEHESNGESDTLSSRRVRFTTGDGDRSLQRSTRGVRFADE, from the exons atgtcgtcgccatcgaaCTACATCCCCTTGGGCGGCTTAATCGTCTCACAACAAGACAGCAGAATTACAAACGATGATTGGGAGAAGTTGCAAGAAAGATTTGGAAGCTGGACATGCATTTCACTGGCTACCCGCTCCGCCGAATTGCCAGATCAAACAGCCGAGATCTTTCTACAGTCAGCATCCTTCAAGCAGTATAGAAATCTTCTCGTCGAGAAATGGATTCGTCTCGAGCTCATGATCTGCCCTGGTGATGGAAGAGTTGGCTTCGCCAGAGTCTATATTCTGCCAGACGATGTCGATAATCGACTCATCGATAGGGCCCGCCGCCAGTTGCGCAATTCCCGCAAGTCTCTCATCTCCGTCCTGGACCTGACGCACGAGACTTGGTCCGGTCGGTTGTCTGCAAATCGCATGTCTTTAGACTACATTTTCAAGGAGCAAGTTAACCGAGGGGTCGAATCTGtttcccttcttcatctcttcaacaccatccCCTCTCCTGCCCCTGCCCCGGagaacatcaacaaccccaCCGACCAAGAGGCTGCTTATAATGTACTGGATGGCCATCTGCCCGGCTTGAAAAAGACTTCCATCTTGCACGATTACCAGCGGCGCTCGGCCGCAGTCATGATCCAGCGCGAGAGCCAGCCCGGTCGGTTTATCGACCCGAGACTTGCCAAAGGAGTCGACCAGAACGGCGCGATTTTCTACTACGACATTGGCGCTGGTGTCCTTTTGAAAGGGCCTAGATTTTATGACGGTGTTAGGGGAGGGATCTTGGCTGAACAGATGGGCTCTGGCAAGACTCTCATATGTCTTGCCGTCATCCTTGCATCCAGACATTCAGGCACCAGCACGCCCGATCTGCACCAAGGTAGCGATATTCGTGTGAGAAAACGCATAGGCTCGCTCGCGGACATGGCGGCGTCCATAGCCACCAGCAAGTCGGCCGCTTGGAAATCCTACTTCAACGTCTACGAGCCGAATGAGTCGGTATATTCCAAGTGCATTCATGCCATCGAGCGCAATCCTGGCTTCTATCACGTCCCTGCTCACCCACCTACCCGTCCCAGACGCCACGAGTCTCCTGTTGGGCAGCCGCCAAAGAAGATCTGGCATAGCCACGCGTCGCTTGTGGTTGTACCCAACAACTTGGTTCGCCAGTGGGTGCAGGAAATCGAGAAACACACCGTTAGCACGGACACCCCAGCAGGTCTGACGGTGCTCCTGCTCACTGGCCACGATGAGAAGATTCCCGATCCGAAGACCCTTTCTACCTACGATATCATTCTCGTCACCCAGTCACGACTCGACAGAATCTGGAGAGAGACAATGATGCTCGACTGCCCTCTTTCCGAGGTTCACTTCAAACGATGCATCGTTGACGAAGGTCACAAGCTGGGCTACGCAAAGATTGCAAAAAAGAGTAATgttctcctcgccatcgaTGCCATGTTGTTCTCTGCTCGCTGGATCGTGACCGGCACGCCCGCTGTTGGGCTGTTTGGCGTCGATGACCAACACTTCATCGACGCCACTGCTGGTGCCCCTGATAGTGCCAGCAAGGCGGCGACTTTGGCCGAGGCAGAGAAGGGAGATCTCGAGAAGATTGGAGCGATAGCATCGTTGTACCTGAACGCTCGGCCTTGGTCCAACTCCGTGTACGAGGCGGCAGACACGCCAGCGGATTGGGCCGTCTACGTGATGCAGCCACAGCACAGTCCCAGGAGTACCGGCCACAAGGGCATCTTGCGAGCAACACTGAACTCGCTGCTCATCAGACACCGGTTGTCCGAGCTCAACACTCTGCTTCCTTCAGTCAACGAGAAAACCGTCGTGCTGGATGGATCCTACCAGGACAAGCTGTCTCTCAACATTTTTTCGATGATGATCATCTTCAACGCCGTGCAGTCTCAGAGAGTCGACCGGGACTACTTCTTCGATCCGCACCAGCGGAAGGCCCTGCTCCAGTTGGTTCACAACTTGAAACAAGCCAGTTTTTTTGGTGGCTCCTTTTTTTCCAAGGATGAGATTAGCAAAGCACTCGAGACTGCGCAGATGTTTGTTGTGGAGAAGAAAGTGCCCATCAGCCTGGAGGATGAGGCTTTGCTGAAGCAGGCCATGGAGGTGGCCCACATTGCTGTCAACAACCAACTCAAAGACTTCAGCAACAAGTTCAACGAGGTGCCTATCTTCGTCCGTGACTTCCTACCTAACGGTGTGAGCTCTGCTTGGTCCCTGGACGACAGGGAGACCAATCCTACTTGCACCGATGCGGGCATGGTGCTTGCTGCACAGAAGCTCATCCTTTCCTCTGGGGGCGACACTGCAAAGCTGAACAGCCTTCTCAACGGCGAactggaggagaagggccACAGGGAGCAGGCTGAACAAATCGTCTCCACGGCACAAGTCATTAAGGCTGATTCGCGACCATCGAGGTACCCCAGCGTTCTCGCTGGCAACACCGGGCTGGGGGGCGAGAGAGTGCCTCGCCATCTCCGAACGAACGCTTTGCAAATATCAAGCCATCCTCACCCCGAGCAggatcttccggaagactTGAAAAAGGCGAAGCTCGTTTCCACTGTATCGGCTAAACTTTCCTACCTGATCGACGCCATTGTTGAGCACCAAGAGCGGGAGAAACTAATCATTTTCTACGAAAATGAGAACGTGGCGTGGTACTTGGCGGGTGTACTCGATGTG ATTCACGTACGCCATCTTATTTATGCCAAGAAGCTATGCTATGAGCGGAAAATGTCTTACATCAATACGTTCAATAACGACCCCGAACTCCG TGTCATCCTTATGGACTTGACTCAGGCAGCCGTAGGTCTCGACATGAAGGCCGCGTCGAGAATATACTTTATCAGCCCTGTACTGAACCCGCAGATTCAGGCGCAGGCCATcggccgagctcggcgtATCAGCCAGCAGAAGCCAGTGACTGTCGAGACGCTCGTTCTGCGGGATAGCATTGAGGAAGTGATTGTAGAGCGCAAGAAGAGCATGTCCCAGATCGAGCACTGGAAGTGCAAGTCCATCCTGGACGACCGTCCTATTTATAATTGGATCCGGAACGCCAGCATCATTCCTCTCGAACAGGACCAGAACAACTACCAGGCGCAGACAGTCCCTCTGGGCCACCCTCGGCCGATTTTCGGCGGCAAGTCCGCCAAAGTTGATCCTGTAGGGGCAGACCTCGTCATGAGCGGGACGGGAGCCGAGTCTGCAGACCACAAGCCGTCGAACGGTTTGAAGCACCCCCGCAGCCCCGAGCACGAGAGCAACGGAGAGTCGGACACTCTCTCTTCACGCCGTGTTCGCTTCACGACAGGGGATGGAGATAGGAGCCTTCAGCGGTCCACACGGGGTGTGAGATTTGCAGACGAGTGA